In one Bifidobacteriaceae bacterium genomic region, the following are encoded:
- the gltB gene encoding glutamate synthase large subunit gives MGPPARGLYSPDFEHDACGVGFVARLDGRPGRDIVDAALTVLENIDHRGAVGAEPNTGDGAGILTQVPDRLMRRLFEAEGAAVPEAGHYAVGMAFLPQGHHQAAAAMDEIEGIAAEEGLEVIGWRTPPTDPSPVGPTALAAMPTFRQLMLASPDRRLAGIDLDRRAYRLVKRSLHQAGTYFASLSARTVVYKGMLTTGQLLPFFGDLAEPDYETAIALVHSRFSTNTFPSWPLAQPLSMMAHNGEINTVKGNRNWLSAREAQMESDLIGEIAPLTPICSPGESDSASFNSVLELLHLAGRPLQHAILMMIPEAWENNAAMDASVREFYEFNDSVMEAWDGPAAVAFTDGTVIGATLDRNGLRPGRYWVTSDGLVVMASEAGVLDIPQDQVVRKGRLEPGRIFLVDTAQGRIIENHQVKAELAAQAPYGEWVREKAVYLDNLPPREHIDYSTTSVTRRQLAFGYTEEEVRLILAPMAVTGAEPVGSMGNDAALAVLTDRPRLLFDYFSQMFAQVTNPPLDAIREEMVTSLATAIGPMANLLEDLPEHARKLVLPFPVLGNEDLQKVSRIGRYRDRSGGFSAQTVKGLYRVAGGGQALADRLEDIFAEVDSAVAADKSFIILSDRDSDAELAPIPSLLLVSAVHQHLLANHTRTRIGMVVEAGDVREVHHVALLISYGAAAVNPYLAMESVERLARAGDLGEISPDKAVANLIKALGKGVLKVMSKMGISTVSSYRGAQVFEAVGLGGALIDKYFTGTTSRIEGIGLEELAREVAARHAKAYPKAVYGNEGDILPSGGQYKWRRHGETHLLTPDAIFELQTSTRRGDYALFKRYSARIDNQAEALATIRGLFTFKRGLRPPVPIDEVEPVSEIVKRFSTGAMSYGSISMEAHQTLAIAMNRMGAKSNTGEGGEDPERLHDPERRSAIKQVASGRFGVTAEYLTNADDIQIKMAQGAKPGEGGQLPGAKVYPWIAKTRHSTPGVPLISPPPHHDIYSIEDLKQLIHDLKNANPEARIHVKLVAEVGVGTVAAGVSKAHADVVLISGHDGGTGASPLTSIKHAGGPWELGLAETQQTLLANNLRDRIVVQVDGQLKTGRDVVIGALLGAEEFGFATAPLVVMGCVMMRVCQKDTCPVGVATQNPELRARFTGRPENVVTFFEFIAQEVREHLAELGFRSLAEAVGQVEVLDTTAAVSHWKAAGLDLGPILMPPPNPAGSPLRQVTGQDHGLEAALDNRLIQEARPALERGERVFIEHKVRNVNRTVGTMLGHEVVKRRGGAGLPPGTIDVTLTGTGGQSFGAFLPRGIVLRLIGDSNDYLGKGLSGGRIVVRPADGAGFEASTTVIAGNVIGYGATSGEIYLRGKVGERFAVRNSGATLVVEGVGDHGCEYMTGGLVAVLGPTGRNFGAGMSGGRAYVYKLDRGRLSPQAVKAGDLLLEEVPDDDELVALLERHALETGSTKAQAILADWDTERANFTHLVPCDFKRMSKALARAKAEGLDYHDPDTWKEIMKEAAHG, from the coding sequence ATGGGGCCGCCAGCACGGGGACTCTATTCGCCCGACTTCGAGCATGACGCCTGTGGCGTCGGATTCGTCGCCCGCCTGGACGGACGGCCGGGCCGGGACATCGTGGACGCCGCCTTGACCGTGCTGGAAAACATCGACCATCGCGGCGCCGTGGGCGCCGAGCCGAACACCGGTGACGGCGCCGGGATCCTGACCCAGGTCCCCGACCGGTTGATGCGGCGTCTGTTTGAAGCTGAGGGCGCAGCCGTTCCGGAGGCCGGCCATTACGCGGTCGGGATGGCGTTCTTGCCGCAAGGGCACCATCAGGCGGCAGCCGCCATGGACGAGATCGAGGGGATCGCGGCCGAGGAGGGCCTTGAGGTGATCGGCTGGCGCACTCCGCCCACGGACCCGTCGCCGGTCGGGCCCACGGCCCTGGCGGCCATGCCGACTTTCCGCCAGTTGATGCTGGCCAGCCCGGACCGGCGCCTGGCCGGGATTGACCTGGACCGCCGCGCGTACCGCTTGGTCAAGCGTTCGCTTCACCAAGCCGGAACCTACTTCGCCTCGCTCAGCGCGCGCACCGTTGTTTACAAGGGCATGTTGACCACCGGGCAATTGCTGCCGTTCTTCGGCGACCTGGCCGAACCGGACTATGAGACGGCGATTGCCCTGGTGCACTCCCGCTTTTCGACGAACACGTTCCCGTCCTGGCCGTTGGCGCAGCCGTTGTCCATGATGGCGCACAACGGCGAGATCAACACCGTCAAGGGCAACCGCAATTGGCTCTCGGCCCGCGAGGCGCAAATGGAATCCGATTTGATCGGCGAGATCGCGCCGTTGACGCCGATCTGCTCGCCGGGCGAGTCGGATTCGGCCTCCTTTAACTCAGTGCTCGAGCTGCTGCACTTGGCCGGCCGGCCACTCCAGCACGCGATCCTCATGATGATCCCGGAGGCGTGGGAGAACAACGCCGCCATGGACGCCTCGGTGCGGGAGTTCTATGAGTTCAACGACTCGGTGATGGAGGCCTGGGACGGCCCCGCGGCGGTGGCGTTCACCGACGGGACCGTGATCGGGGCCACCCTGGACCGCAACGGGCTTCGCCCCGGACGGTATTGGGTCACCAGCGACGGCCTGGTGGTCATGGCCTCGGAAGCCGGCGTGCTGGACATTCCGCAGGACCAGGTTGTCCGGAAAGGCCGCCTGGAGCCAGGGCGTATTTTCCTGGTGGACACCGCCCAGGGCCGGATCATTGAGAACCATCAGGTCAAGGCCGAACTGGCGGCCCAGGCGCCGTACGGCGAATGGGTCCGGGAGAAAGCCGTCTATCTGGACAACCTGCCGCCGCGCGAGCACATCGACTATTCGACCACCTCGGTCACCCGCCGCCAGTTGGCGTTCGGGTACACGGAGGAGGAGGTCCGCCTGATCCTCGCCCCAATGGCGGTGACCGGCGCGGAACCGGTCGGGTCCATGGGGAACGATGCCGCCCTGGCGGTTTTGACCGACCGGCCCCGGCTCCTCTTCGATTACTTCAGCCAGATGTTCGCCCAGGTCACCAACCCGCCGTTGGACGCCATCCGCGAGGAGATGGTGACGTCGCTGGCCACCGCGATCGGGCCGATGGCGAACCTGCTTGAGGACTTGCCGGAGCACGCCCGGAAGTTGGTGCTCCCGTTTCCGGTGTTGGGTAACGAGGATCTGCAAAAGGTCTCCCGGATCGGGCGGTACCGGGACCGGTCCGGCGGGTTCTCCGCCCAAACCGTCAAGGGCCTCTACCGCGTGGCGGGCGGCGGCCAAGCGCTGGCCGACCGACTGGAGGACATCTTCGCCGAGGTTGACTCCGCGGTCGCGGCCGACAAGAGCTTCATCATCCTGTCCGACCGCGACTCGGACGCGGAACTCGCGCCCATCCCATCCTTGCTGCTGGTCAGCGCCGTCCACCAGCACCTGCTGGCGAACCACACGCGCACCCGGATCGGAATGGTGGTGGAGGCGGGCGACGTCCGCGAGGTCCACCACGTCGCCTTGCTGATCAGCTACGGCGCGGCGGCCGTCAACCCGTACTTGGCGATGGAGTCGGTGGAGCGCCTGGCGCGGGCGGGCGACTTGGGGGAGATCAGCCCGGACAAAGCCGTCGCCAATCTGATCAAGGCGCTCGGCAAGGGCGTGCTCAAGGTCATGTCGAAGATGGGCATCTCGACCGTGTCCTCCTACCGAGGAGCGCAGGTTTTCGAGGCCGTGGGCCTGGGCGGCGCCTTGATCGACAAGTACTTCACGGGCACCACGTCCCGGATCGAGGGGATCGGCCTGGAAGAACTCGCCCGCGAGGTCGCGGCGCGCCACGCCAAGGCGTACCCGAAGGCGGTCTACGGGAACGAAGGGGACATCTTGCCGTCCGGCGGGCAGTACAAGTGGCGGCGCCACGGCGAGACCCACCTGCTCACCCCAGACGCCATCTTCGAGCTCCAGACCTCGACCAGGCGCGGCGACTACGCGCTCTTCAAGCGCTACAGCGCCCGGATCGACAACCAGGCCGAGGCGTTGGCGACCATCCGGGGTCTGTTCACGTTCAAGCGCGGGCTGAGGCCGCCCGTGCCGATCGACGAGGTGGAACCCGTCTCCGAGATCGTCAAGCGTTTTTCCACCGGCGCCATGTCCTACGGTTCCATCTCAATGGAGGCGCACCAGACCCTGGCGATCGCGATGAACCGGATGGGCGCCAAGTCCAACACGGGCGAGGGCGGGGAGGACCCGGAACGGCTCCACGACCCGGAGCGGCGTTCGGCCATCAAACAGGTCGCCTCTGGCCGGTTCGGCGTCACCGCCGAATACCTGACCAACGCGGACGACATCCAGATCAAGATGGCCCAGGGGGCCAAACCGGGCGAGGGCGGTCAACTCCCCGGCGCCAAGGTCTATCCCTGGATCGCCAAGACCCGCCACTCGACGCCCGGCGTGCCGCTGATTTCGCCTCCGCCCCACCACGACATCTACTCGATTGAGGACCTGAAACAGCTGATCCACGACCTGAAGAACGCCAACCCCGAGGCCCGCATCCACGTCAAACTGGTTGCGGAGGTCGGGGTGGGCACGGTCGCGGCCGGGGTCTCCAAGGCGCACGCGGACGTGGTCCTGATCTCCGGCCACGACGGCGGCACCGGCGCCTCGCCGCTGACCTCAATCAAGCACGCGGGCGGACCGTGGGAACTCGGCTTGGCGGAAACCCAGCAGACCCTGCTGGCGAACAACCTGCGCGACCGGATCGTGGTCCAAGTGGACGGCCAACTGAAGACCGGCCGGGACGTCGTCATCGGCGCCCTGCTCGGCGCGGAGGAGTTCGGCTTCGCCACCGCCCCGCTGGTGGTGATGGGCTGCGTCATGATGCGGGTGTGCCAAAAGGACACCTGCCCGGTCGGCGTGGCCACCCAAAACCCGGAACTGCGCGCCCGTTTCACCGGCCGCCCCGAGAACGTGGTGACGTTCTTCGAGTTCATCGCCCAAGAGGTCCGCGAACACCTGGCGGAGCTCGGCTTCCGGAGCCTGGCGGAGGCGGTGGGCCAAGTCGAAGTGCTGGACACAACGGCGGCGGTCAGCCACTGGAAGGCGGCCGGGCTGGACCTCGGCCCCATTCTCATGCCGCCGCCCAACCCGGCCGGCTCGCCGCTGCGGCAGGTCACCGGCCAGGACCATGGCCTTGAGGCCGCCCTCGACAACCGGCTCATCCAGGAGGCCCGGCCGGCGTTGGAACGGGGCGAACGGGTCTTCATCGAGCACAAGGTCCGCAACGTCAACCGGACCGTGGGGACCATGCTTGGCCACGAGGTCGTCAAACGCCGCGGCGGCGCGGGCCTGCCGCCGGGCACAATCGACGTGACGCTGACGGGCACGGGCGGTCAGAGCTTCGGCGCGTTCCTGCCGCGCGGCATCGTCCTCCGTTTGATCGGCGACTCGAACGACTACCTGGGCAAAGGCCTGAGCGGCGGGCGGATAGTGGTGCGCCCTGCCGACGGTGCCGGTTTTGAGGCCTCCACAACGGTGATCGCGGGCAACGTGATCGGGTACGGGGCGACCTCCGGGGAGATCTACCTGCGCGGAAAGGTGGGCGAACGGTTCGCGGTCCGCAACTCGGGCGCCACCCTGGTGGTGGAGGGCGTGGGGGACCACGGCTGCGAGTACATGACGGGCGGCCTGGTGGCGGTGTTGGGGCCAACCGGGCGGAACTTCGGCGCCGGGATGTCCGGCGGCCGGGCCTACGTCTACAAACTCGACCGCGGGAGGCTCTCGCCGCAGGCCGTCAAGGCCGGGGACCTGCTGCTCGAAGAGGTGCCCGATGACGACGAGTTGGTGGCGTTGTTGGAGCGGCACGCGCTTGAGACCGGCTCGACCAAGGCGCAAGCGATCCTGGCCGACTGGGACACGGAACGGGCCAATTTCACCCACCTGGTGCCGTGCGACTTCAAACGGATGAGCAAGGCGCTGGCCCGCGCCAAGGCGGAGGGGTTGGACTACCACGACCCGGACACCTGGAAAGAGATCATGAAGGAGGCGGCTCATGGCTGA
- a CDS encoding glutamate synthase subunit beta, protein MADPTGFLKVRQRELPMDRPVSLRLLDFREVRADLPTDEVMLHRQAGRCMDCGVPFCHRGCPLGNLIPEWNDLAWRGDWRAASERLHATNNFPEFTGRICPALCEGSCVLGISQPPVTIESIEMAIVDKAFENNWITPEIPERFTGFTVAVVGSGPAGLAAAQQLTRVGHTVAVYERADRPGGLLRYGIPDFKLGKHHLDLRLSQMQAEGTRFRTGTEIGRDISWEDLRQRYDAVVVAVGSTVPRDLDLPGRELAGIQFAKPFLEQANVVASGRMVANQVTARDKHVIVIGGGDTGSDCVGTSLRQGAKSVTSLEIMPQPPAERPPHQPWPVFPQVFKTSSSHEEGGNRVYTVTSLGFRGREGRVEALEVADAVRDGSGRFQPVPGSERSLPADLVLIAMGFTGPEAMTLVEQLGLELSPRGTLARDARYATAQESVFVAGDAGRGQSLVVWAIAEGRAAAAAVDAYLQGSTELHSPIPATEAPMSL, encoded by the coding sequence ATGGCTGATCCGACCGGGTTCCTGAAGGTCCGCCAGCGCGAACTGCCCATGGACCGGCCGGTCTCGCTGCGCCTGCTTGATTTCAGGGAGGTGCGCGCCGACCTGCCCACGGACGAGGTCATGCTGCACCGCCAGGCCGGCCGCTGCATGGACTGCGGCGTGCCGTTCTGCCACCGCGGCTGCCCGCTGGGCAACCTCATCCCCGAGTGGAACGACCTGGCGTGGCGGGGCGATTGGCGGGCGGCCTCGGAGCGGCTGCACGCGACGAACAACTTCCCCGAGTTCACGGGGAGGATCTGCCCGGCGCTGTGCGAGGGCTCCTGCGTGCTGGGCATCAGCCAGCCGCCGGTCACCATCGAGTCGATCGAGATGGCGATCGTGGACAAGGCGTTCGAGAACAACTGGATCACGCCGGAGATCCCCGAGCGTTTCACGGGCTTCACCGTGGCCGTGGTGGGCTCCGGGCCGGCCGGCCTGGCGGCGGCGCAACAGTTGACGCGGGTGGGCCACACCGTCGCCGTCTACGAGCGGGCCGACCGTCCCGGCGGCCTGCTGCGCTACGGCATCCCGGATTTCAAACTCGGGAAACACCACCTGGACCTCAGGCTTTCGCAAATGCAGGCCGAGGGGACCCGCTTTAGGACCGGGACGGAGATCGGGCGGGACATCTCTTGGGAGGACTTGCGCCAGAGGTACGACGCGGTGGTGGTCGCGGTCGGCTCGACGGTCCCGCGCGACCTGGACTTGCCGGGACGGGAGTTGGCGGGAATCCAGTTCGCCAAGCCGTTCCTGGAGCAGGCCAACGTGGTGGCCTCCGGGCGCATGGTGGCGAACCAGGTGACCGCCAGGGACAAGCACGTGATTGTGATTGGCGGCGGGGACACGGGTTCAGACTGCGTGGGCACCTCGCTGCGCCAGGGCGCCAAGTCGGTGACCTCGTTGGAGATCATGCCGCAGCCGCCGGCGGAGCGGCCCCCGCACCAGCCCTGGCCGGTCTTCCCGCAGGTGTTCAAGACATCTTCCTCCCATGAGGAGGGCGGCAACCGCGTCTACACCGTGACGTCGCTCGGCTTTAGGGGTCGCGAAGGGCGGGTGGAGGCTTTGGAGGTGGCCGATGCCGTCCGCGACGGTTCCGGCCGTTTCCAGCCGGTTCCCGGGTCCGAACGTTCCCTGCCCGCCGATTTGGTGCTGATCGCCATGGGCTTCACCGGCCCGGAGGCCATGACGCTGGTGGAACAGCTGGGCCTGGAACTGAGCCCGCGCGGGACGTTGGCGCGCGACGCGCGCTACGCGACCGCCCAGGAGAGCGTGTTCGTGGCCGGGGACGCCGGCCGGGGCCAGTCCCTGGTGGTCTGGGCGATCGCGGAGGGCCGGGCCGCGGCCGCCGCCGTGGACGCCTACCTGCAGGGCTCGACGGAGTTGCACAGCCCCATCCCGGCGACCGAAGCGCCCATGAGCTTGTAG
- the pyk gene encoding pyruvate kinase, with translation MRRAKIVCTIGPATSSKERIAELIAAGMNVARLNLSHGTHADHQAVYRAVREASEELGAAVGILADLQGPKIRLGTFAGHRPVELAPGDRFTITTEPAEGTKRRASTTYAGLPGDARVGDRILIDDGKVAVRVDKVTATDVVTTVEVGGEVSDHKGLNLPGVAVSVPALTDKDVDDLRFVLGLGVDIVALSFVRSAADYRAVRGVMAEVGRLAPVIAKIEKPQAVENLHEIVRTFDGIMVARGDLGVELPLEDVPLVQKDAIDMARRFAKPVIVATQVLDSMITSPRPTRAEASDCANAVLDGADAVMLSGETSTGEYPVDAVRTMARIIEATEAGGFDRIRPMTATPHTHAGILTKAAAQIADTMDASYLVAFTESGDSALRMARLRSPIPLVALTPQPAVRHQLALAWGVSAFEVPNFEHTDQMIHGTDTVLRAHSLGRDGDTVVIVSGAPMGMTGTTNQILVHRIGELDVARRE, from the coding sequence ATGCGACGAGCCAAGATTGTCTGCACCATTGGGCCCGCGACCAGTTCCAAGGAGCGGATCGCGGAGTTGATCGCGGCGGGGATGAATGTCGCCCGGCTGAACCTGTCGCACGGCACGCACGCCGACCACCAGGCCGTTTACCGCGCGGTCAGGGAAGCCTCAGAGGAGTTGGGGGCGGCGGTCGGAATCTTGGCCGACTTGCAGGGCCCCAAAATCAGGCTGGGCACATTCGCCGGCCACCGGCCCGTGGAACTCGCGCCCGGCGACCGGTTCACCATCACCACCGAGCCGGCGGAGGGGACCAAGAGGCGGGCCTCCACCACCTACGCTGGCCTGCCGGGCGACGCGAGGGTGGGGGACCGCATCCTGATTGACGATGGCAAGGTGGCCGTCCGGGTCGACAAGGTCACCGCAACCGACGTGGTCACAACCGTCGAGGTGGGGGGCGAGGTCTCCGACCACAAGGGCCTGAACCTGCCTGGCGTGGCCGTCTCCGTCCCCGCCTTGACCGACAAGGACGTCGACGACCTGCGGTTTGTGCTGGGCTTAGGGGTCGACATCGTCGCCTTGTCGTTTGTCCGTTCGGCCGCCGACTACCGGGCGGTGCGCGGCGTCATGGCCGAGGTGGGCCGCCTGGCCCCGGTGATCGCCAAGATCGAGAAGCCGCAGGCGGTCGAGAACCTGCATGAGATTGTGCGGACCTTCGACGGGATCATGGTGGCGCGCGGCGACCTGGGCGTGGAACTGCCCCTGGAGGACGTGCCGCTGGTCCAAAAGGACGCCATCGACATGGCGCGGCGGTTCGCCAAACCGGTGATCGTGGCGACCCAGGTGCTGGACTCCATGATCACCAGCCCCAGACCGACCAGGGCGGAGGCCTCGGACTGCGCGAACGCCGTGCTGGACGGCGCGGACGCGGTGATGCTGTCCGGGGAGACCTCGACGGGGGAGTACCCGGTGGACGCGGTGCGGACCATGGCGCGGATCATTGAGGCGACGGAGGCGGGCGGGTTCGACCGCATCCGGCCCATGACCGCCACGCCCCACACCCATGCGGGGATCCTGACGAAGGCGGCCGCGCAGATCGCGGACACCATGGACGCCTCTTACCTGGTGGCGTTCACGGAAAGCGGCGACTCGGCCCTGCGGATGGCCCGCCTGCGCTCCCCGATTCCGCTGGTGGCGCTCACCCCCCAGCCGGCGGTGCGGCACCAACTGGCCTTGGCCTGGGGAGTCAGCGCCTTCGAAGTGCCGAACTTTGAGCACACGGACCAGATGATCCATGGCACCGACACCGTCCTGCGGGCGCATTCGCTGGGGCGGGACGGGGACACGGTGGTGATCGTCTCCGGCGCGCCCATGGGCATGACGGGCACCACCAACCAAATCCTGGTCCACCGGATCGGGGAACTCGACGTGGCCCGGCGGGAGTGA